Within the Gloeobacter kilaueensis JS1 genome, the region TCCAGTAGGTTCAGTTCCGCCAGTTTGAGCGCCAGCACGAGGGTGCGCTGCTGGCCCTGGGAGCCGAACTGGCGGGCCGGGATGCCATCGATCGTCAGCTCCACTTCGTCGCGGTGCGGTCCCACCAGGCTGGTGCCCCGGCGCACCTCCAGCGCCTGCTTTTGCGCAAGGAGTTCTGTGAGCGCCTGTTGCACGCTCTGGGCATCCTCGCGCTCGAAGGCGATCTGTGGCTGGTAGTGAATCGCAAAATTCTCGCGCCCGCCGCTGATCGCCCTGTGCCAGTGCTGGGCCAGCGGTGCCAGCCGCAACAGCAGGCGGTGGCGGCGGCGCATCACCGGGGTGGCGTGGCGGGTGAGCAGATCGTCCCAGAGGGGCAGTTGCTCTGCGAGCGCCTCGGAGCTGAGATCGGTCCGCCTGAGCAGGGCGTTGCGCTGATGGAGCACCTGGAGATACTGGGCAAGCAGACTGGTATAAATCGGCTCAAGCTGCAGCAGGATGCCGTCGAGCCAGTCGCGGCGGGTCTCCGGTGCGCCGCGCACCAGATCGAGGTCGATGCTCGAAAAGGAGACGCAGTTGAGATAGCCGAGCGCCTCCGCCTGGGTGCGCTGGGTTTCACCCCCCAGCCGCACCGTGCGCCGCTTACCGGCGCGCAGGATAAGTTCAAGTTCGACTGTACCTCCCAGCCTTTCGATCCGGGCGGCGACACGGCTTTGCTCTTTGCCCTGGGTCACCAGTTCGCGGTCGCGCAGGGCACGGCTTGAGCGGCCCGTCGCCAGAAGCTGCACCGCCTCCAGCAGGTTGGATTTGCCCTGGGCGTTGTCACCCACCAGAATCGTCTTGGCACTGCTGAGATCGAGGGCCAGCTCGGCGTAGTTGCGAAAATCGTGCAGCTGAAGCGATTGCAGGAACACGGGCAGGGCCGGGACGCACTTTCTCAGAGTAGTCTGAACACGGTGGGCCCGCCGAAAGCGATAATAGGCAGGGACACCTGTTCACCATTATGGCCAAAACGCGCACCCAGTTTACCTGTACCCAGTGCGGCTACGAGAGCGTCCGCTGGCTGGGCCGCTGTCCCGGCTGCGATGCCTGGGATAGTTTTATCGAGGAGACGATCGCCCCCGCCGCTGCTGCCAGTCGCGTTCCCGCTGCGGCCCAGGCCGCACCCCGGCCCCGCGCCGCCATCGCCCTTACTGCTCTAGATCAGCATTCCCAAAGCCGCATCTCCTCGGGGTTCGCCGAGTTCGACCGGGTGCTGGGAGGCGGCATCGTCACAGGCTCACTGGTGCTCATCGGCGGCGATCCGGGCATCGGCAAATCGACGTTGCTATTGCAGGCCGCCTGCCGCCTGGCCCAAGCGCAGCCGGTGCTCTACGTCTCAGCCGAAGAGTCCGCCCAGCAGGTCAAGTTGCGCGCCGAGCGGCTGGAACTGGCGGCGTCGGGGCTGTACCTGCTGGCTGAGACCGAACTTGAGACGATCCTTGCTGAGCTGGAGAGCCTGCAGCCGGCGATTGCGGTCATCGATTCGATCCAGGCGGTGTACCTGAGCGCCCTCAGCGCCGCCGCCGGTTCGGTCTCCCAGGTGCGCGAATGTACTGCGGCTCTGATGCGTCTGGCCAAGCGCACCCAGACGAGCCTGTTCATCGTCGGCCACGTCACCAAAGAAGGAGCGCTCGCGGGCCCCAAAGTGCTCGAACATCTGGTCGATACGGTGCTGTACTTCGAGGGGGACCGCTTTCAGAGCCATCGCCTGCTGCGCTCGGTCAAAAATCGCTTTGGGGCCACCCACGAGATCGGGGTCTTCGAGATGATGGGCCAGGGGCTCGCCGAGGTCGAAAATCCTTCTGAGCTTTTTTTATCGGGCCAGGACGAACCGGCTCCCGGCACAGCGACGATCGTCGCCTGCGAGGGCACCCGGCCCCTGGTGGTCGAATTGCAGTCGCTGGTGAGCCCCACCAGCTACGGCTCCCCGCGCCGCACCACCACCGGCATCGAGTACAACCGGTTTTTGCAGATTCTGGCGGTGCTCGAAAAGCGGGTCGGCATCCCACTTTCGCGGCTCGACGCCTACGTTGCCTCGGTAGGAGGGCTCGATGTCTCAGAACCCGCCGCCGATCTGGGGGTGGCCGTCGCCGTCGCCGCCAGCTTTCGCGATCGGATCGTCGATCCACAGCTGATTATTTTGGGGGAGGTCGGACTGGGGGGGCAGGTCCGCCCCATCTCACAGCTGGAACTGCGCCTCAAAGAAGCTGCCAAGCTCGGTTTTAAGCGGGCCATCGTTCCGCGTGGCTCGGCGCACTGTGCGATCGATATGGAAATTATTCCGGTCGCCCGCGTGCTCGACGCGCTGGTGGCCGCCCTGGGCGGACCGGTGCAAAGTCCCCCCGATCAGCCCGGCGATGAGTAGATTCTTGCAGCTGGTTTTCAGAAAACTTAAGTATTGTCACCGACCGGACTCCGTTAAAATGAGAATAGATAGGGTGAAGGAAGGCAGGCTCTGTGATAGCTGTGGCTCGTCAACCCGCAAGGCAGGAGCGTCGAACCGTAACGTTCGCCTCGACTTTGTTTTTGCGGCCCATCCTCGATCTGCTGCTGGCTGAAATCAGTCCTCTGTGGCGAGCGGAAGTGCGCCTTGGTTTACAAGAAGCCCTGGTCAATGCCGCCTGCCACGGCAATTGCCTCGATCCTGACAAGCGGGTGACGGTCC harbors:
- the recF gene encoding DNA replication/repair protein RecF (All proteins in this family for which functions are known are DNA-binding proteins that assist the filamentation of RecA onto DNA for the initiation of recombination or recombinational repair.), with the translated sequence MFLQSLQLHDFRNYAELALDLSSAKTILVGDNAQGKSNLLEAVQLLATGRSSRALRDRELVTQGKEQSRVAARIERLGGTVELELILRAGKRRTVRLGGETQRTQAEALGYLNCVSFSSIDLDLVRGAPETRRDWLDGILLQLEPIYTSLLAQYLQVLHQRNALLRRTDLSSEALAEQLPLWDDLLTRHATPVMRRRHRLLLRLAPLAQHWHRAISGGRENFAIHYQPQIAFEREDAQSVQQALTELLAQKQALEVRRGTSLVGPHRDEVELTIDGIPARQFGSQGQQRTLVLALKLAELNLLEQVTGEVPLLLLDDVLAELDLHRQDQLLGAIGERVQTIVTTTHLGLFDSQWLHSATVLTIKQGQVHPDGA
- the radA gene encoding DNA repair protein RadA produces the protein MAKTRTQFTCTQCGYESVRWLGRCPGCDAWDSFIEETIAPAAAASRVPAAAQAAPRPRAAIALTALDQHSQSRISSGFAEFDRVLGGGIVTGSLVLIGGDPGIGKSTLLLQAACRLAQAQPVLYVSAEESAQQVKLRAERLELAASGLYLLAETELETILAELESLQPAIAVIDSIQAVYLSALSAAAGSVSQVRECTAALMRLAKRTQTSLFIVGHVTKEGALAGPKVLEHLVDTVLYFEGDRFQSHRLLRSVKNRFGATHEIGVFEMMGQGLAEVENPSELFLSGQDEPAPGTATIVACEGTRPLVVELQSLVSPTSYGSPRRTTTGIEYNRFLQILAVLEKRVGIPLSRLDAYVASVGGLDVSEPAADLGVAVAVAASFRDRIVDPQLIILGEVGLGGQVRPISQLELRLKEAAKLGFKRAIVPRGSAHCAIDMEIIPVARVLDALVAALGGPVQSPPDQPGDE